The DNA region CTTTCAGGCCGGCCTGGCCTGGATCACGATCCTGCGCAAGCGGGAGAACTTCCGCGCCGCATTCGCAGGATTCGAGATACCGACCGTCGCCGCATTCGGAACCGACGATGTCGATCGCTTGCTGGGCGATGCAGGCATCGTCCGGCATCGTGGAAAGATCGAGTCGACGATCAACAACGCTGCCCGAGCCCTCGATTTGATCAACGAGTTCGGATCCCTTTCCGGATACATCTGGCAGTACCGAGCACCTCTCCGCCCGGCCCCGACCCGGCCTGACGATCTACCGGCCAAGACCGAAGTGTCCGCCGCCCTCAGTAAGGATCTGAAGAGGCGGGGGTGGTCGTTCGTCGGGCCCACCACGGTCTATGCGTTCATGCAGGCAATGGGCCTGGTCAACGACCACATGGCCGGGTGCGAGATCCGGAAGGCCGTCGAAGCCGCCGGAGGTCGACCGTGACCCTACCCGGGCAGTCCCCGCCGTCATCCTTCTTCGTTGCGGAGCATCCTTGATCCGTCATGATCCGCGGCCGGAACCGGATCGTCGCAGGGCTATGCCCGCTACCCGTGCCTGATGGCCGCCTGTGCGGCGGCAAGCCGGGCGATCGGAACACGGAAAGGTGAGCAACTGACATAGTCCAGGTTGAGTCGATGGCACAGATCGATGGAACTCGGGTCACCCCCGTGCTCGCCGCAGATCCCGATCTCGAGCCCCGGGCGTGTCGCCCGCCCCTGCTCGACACCCCACTTCATCAACTTGCCGACGCCGTCTTCATCCAGAGAGGCAAATGGATTCACCGTCAGTATCCCCTGCTCCAGGTAGGAGATGAGGAAGCCCGTCTCGGCATCATCGCGGCTGATTCCGAAGGTCGTCTGAGTCAGATCATTCGTTCCGAACGAGAAGAACTCTGCATACTCGGCTATCTGGTCCGCGGTGATTGCCGCCCGGGGGACCTCGATCATCGTGCCGAACTTGTAGTCGACTTCGATTCCCTGCTCATCCATCACGGCCTTGGCTTCGGCCTCTAGAACCTCTCGCTGGCGCTGCAACTCGTTCACATGGCTGGTCAACGGGATCATGATCTCGGGATGAGTCACAATCCCCTCCCGGGCAACCCGGCATGCGGCCTCGAATATGGCCCGCACCTGCATCCTGGTGAGTTCCGGGATCATGATCCCGAGCCGCACCCCGCGGGTGCCGAGCATCGGGTTCATCTCGCGCAGCGCCTCGACCCGCTCCAGCATGTGCTCCTCTTCCTCCAGTTGGTGGAGGATCTCGTCGAGTTCGCGCAACGAGGCGGCATGGGCGAGACGGATCTTCTGATCGGTGATCGAATGCGTCAGGTCCTCGAAAGCCGGAAGAAACTCGTGCAAAGGCGGATCGATCAGCCGGATGATCACCGGCAGTCCGTCCATCGCCCGGAACAAACCGGCGAAGTCGTCGCGCTGGAACGGCAACAGAACATCCAGCGCCTCTTGCTGCCTGGTCGGCGATTCCGCAATGATCATCTCCTGGAAGAAAGGCATTCGCTCCGGCTCGAAGAACATGTGCTCCGTCCGGCACAAGCCGATGCCCTGCGCGCCGTACGACCGGGCCCGTTCGGCGTCGCGGGGGTAGTCGGCGTTCGTCCACACCTCGAGACGGCGAAACTCGTCTGCCCACGACAACAACTTGGTCAACGAGGGATCTTCGATGTCCGGGACCTTCGTCGCGAGTTGGCCGGAGAACACCTCACCTGTGGTGCCGTCGATAGAAACCCAATCGCCCTCCGCGATGTCCTTGCCACCGACATGCATCAACCGGTTGGCCATATCGATCTCGAGTGCGGCAACTCCCACGACCGCCGGCTTGCCGAACTGTCGGGCGACCAGAGCGGCGTGGCTGGTCCGTCCACCTCTACTCGTCAGGATGCCGTCGGCGGCAAGCATGCCGTGGACATCGTCCGGCTTGGTTTCCGGACGCACCATGATCACGTGTTTGCCTTCGTCCTTCGCCCACCGCTCGGCCAGATCGGCATCGAAGGCAACAATCCCGACTGCGGCGCCCGGCGAGACGTTCAAGCCCGTTGCCACCAGATCTGCGGACTCAATGGCTCTCCGCCGTGATTCAGGATCGAACTGAGGATGCAGGAAGAAATCGACCTGGTCCGGATGAACCCGCATGACGGCCTCCTCCTTGCTGATCATGCCTTCCTCGACCTGATCGACTGCGATACGGACCGCCGCCTGCGCGGTTCTCTTGCCGTCCCGCGTCTGAAGGAGCCAGAGCTTGCCGCGCTCGATAGTGAACTCCATGTCCTGCATCTCGCGGTAGTGCTGTTCGAGCTTCCGAGCAGTTGCAGAAAACTCCTCGTATAAGGTCGGCATCACCACACGCAGGTGATCTATGGGATCGGTGACCCGAATCCCGGCAACCACGTCTTCACCCTGCGCGTTGACGAGGAAATCGCCTTCCAGACGTGGCTCACCGGTAGTTGCGTTGCGGGACATGGCGACGCCCGTGGCTGAGTCTTCGCCCATGTTGCCGAAGACCATCGTCTGGATGTTGACGCCGGTCCCGAGGCTGTGATCGATGCCGGCCGCGTTGCGGTAGTCGAAGGCCCGCTTCCCGTTCCAGGAACGGAACACGGCCTCTGCGGCCAAAGCCAGTTGGCGGAGCGGATCGGTCGGGAAGTCCTGGTGGGCGAACCGGCGGACGATCGCCTTGAACTCCTCGACTATCTCCTCGAAGTCCTCGGCCGTCAGTTCGGAATCAGTTTCGACACCGCGCCTGGCCCGGTGGCCGGAAAGCACATCCTCGAACGGCTCATCATCGACGTTGAGGACGACGGATCCGAACATCTGCACGAGCCGCCGATAGGAGTCGTAGACGAACCTGGGATCGCCGGTCATCTTGACCATCTCGGCCGCGACCTCGTCGTTGAGTCCTATGTTCAAGACGGTGTCCATCATCCCCGGCATCGAGAACTTGGCACCGGATCGACACGAAACCAGGAGAGGGTTGGAGGGATCGCCGAAAGACTTCCCCGTCTCGGCTTCTATGCCCTCCAGGGCATCGACAACTTGATCCCACATCTCCGCCGGGAACTTCTCTCCGGCTGCCAGATAGGCATTGCATGCCTCGGTGGTGATCGTGAAACCCGGAGGAACCGGGACGCCTATGCGCGTCATCTCGGCAAGATTCGCGCCCTTGCCGCCGAGAAGCGCACGAACAGCCTCCCAGTCGCCGCCGGCGTGCTCTTCCGCTTGCTCGACTTCGTCGAACGCATAGACCCACTTGCTCATGGTTTCCCCTCGGGAGATTCAATCCAGAAACTACGCGATGATTCTGGTCTGCCGCGCGCCGAACCTCTAGGGTCCCGAGTCACACTATGCCCCGTCCGAAGTACGAAAGGCTTCGCCATGGCCAAGTCGACGCTGCGTACCGTTGTCGTTCCGACGGAACACGGAGGATGGGGATTCACGCTCGAGCCCGTGCTGCTGGGCATGCTCGTTGTCCCGGGAGCACCGGCACTTGGAACGGCCATCGCAACATTCGCGATCTTCCTGTCGAGGCGGCCGCTTCGAATTGTCGTGGCCGACTGGCGGCGAGATCGGCGTCTCGCCCGCACAGATGTTGCGTTGTGGTCGATCGTCGGACTCGGAGTCATCGCCCTCGCCGGTCTTGCACTTACGTTGATCACCGCGTCCGACCCGTTCTGGTGGCCGCCGGCGGTTGCCGCACCCCTGGTGGCAGTGCAACTGAGCTTCGATCTCGACAACCGCGGCCGGGAGCTCGTTCCCGAACTGCTGGGTCCTATCGCGCTCGGAGCCGCAGCACCGACGGCCCTCCTCGCCGGCGGCGTCGGATGGGAAATCGCGGTCGGGGCCTGGTTGGTGTTGATGGCGCGCATCGTCCCGTCAATCCTGTTGGTCCGGGCGCAGCTGCGCCGCGCCAAGGGACAGGACTTTACGCAGAAGTCGACCGTCGCCGCCGGCACGACGGCGCTGATGATCGTCGCCGGCGCTGCCGCGGTCGGGTGGGTTCCGTGGTTGTCGGTCGGTGCGGCGGCTCTGCTGGTCATGTGGAACTCCAGCTCGTCTCGCCTGCCGCCCCTCCCGGTGAAGACCCTCGGTTGGACCCAGATGCTGGTTGGAGCAGTTGTGGTGGCGGCCTTCGCGGCCGGACACCACTTCGGCTGGTAGGAGCGCATCCCGTCGGGTGCACCGGTCGCCTTGCGGTCCGAGTAATCCAAAGCCGACCCAGGGATCCCGGCGGTAACCTCGCGGAATGATCTCCCCGAACCTGCCACCCGGATTCACGTGGCGCCCGGCCACGCTCGAAGACGTCGGCGCCGCCGTCGATCTCTTCAACCTGGCCGACAGGGAGTTCCTGGCTCCGGGTGCTCCCGGCTGGCACCGCCAGGACGAGACGAGAAGCGAATGGACGGAACCCGGCTTCGACCCGCAGACGGACACGGTGCTTGTGTTCGACGACCAAGCTCGCCTCGTCGGCTATCAGGAGGCCTTCACTACTCCGCCCCATGTTCGGGCGATCGTCTGGGGACGAGTCCACCCGGACTACCGCGGAGCCGGGCTCGGCTCGGCCCTCGTCGAATGGGGCGAGCAACGGGCACGGGAACTGGTCGGGAGGGCGCCGGAGGGTGCAGCCGTCGATGCTCAGGCATGGGTGGACACTGCCAACGAGGGTGCAACAAAGCTTCTCGAGGGGTCCGGTTTCACCCGTACGCGCTACTTCTGGGACATGGAGATAACGATGTCGGAGCCTCCGGCCGAGCAACGGTGGCCGGACGGTCTGGAGATACGCCCCTTCGTGCGGGAAGAGCATCATCGAATCGCCCACAATGCAGTGCTCGAATCGTTCAAAGACCATTGGGGCTTTGCAGACGCAGACCCGGACGAGTCCTTCGAACGGGCGGTGCACGAGGTCGAGTCCGATTCCAACTTCGACCCGAAGTATTTCCACGTTCTCTGGGACGGTGATGAGGTTGCAGCCGTGTCGCTCTGCCACCCGAAAGCAGAGAACGACCCGCGCAAAGGCCTGGTGGGCGTTCTGGGGGTCAGGAAAGCCTGGCGACAGAGGGGGCTGGGTCTCGCCATCCTCCTGCACTCGTTTCGGGTGTTCTGGGACAACAACATGCCGGTCGTGACGCTCGGAGTCGACGCCGACAGCCTCACCGGCGCGACCAGGCTGTACGAGAAGGCCGGAATGCACGTCGAGCGCACCTTCGCCACCTATGAGAAGCGGCTTCGCGAAGGCAAGGAACTCCGCAATCGAGGGTGACCGAGTTTCTCAGCAATGCCGTCGTGCCCTGAGAGCATCAGTATTGCTGAGAAACCACTCCCCGTTTTCTCCGCAATGTTCTTGTCGCTGGAGAGCGCCAGTATTGCCGAGAAAGCAGAGGAGGAGCTGCGCGTCGCCGCCGCCGGCCAGCAAACCCGACCACTCTTCCCTGCCTGCGCACAAAACCGCAGAGCCCATAACCTATGACCTCGACGAAGACCCGGCCGCCATGCGCATTTGCACTCCGAAGGAGGATCCGATGCCAGACACACCATTCCCCAGACTGACCGATGAGCAGTGGCGGGAACGCCTGACTCCGCAGCAGTACGAAGTCACCCGCGGGGGGGCCACCGAACCACCGTTCACCGGCGAGTACTGGAACACCAAGGATCCCGGCGTGTATCGCTGCGTCGCGTGCGGAACCGAGCTGTTCCGCTCCGATACCAAGTTCGATTCCGGAAGCGGATGGCCCAGTTTCTACGCTGCCGTGGACGACGGGAAGATCATCACGAAGGAGGACCGCAGCCACGGCATGGTGCGTACCGAGATCATCTGCGCCACCTGCGATAGCCACCTCGGCCACCTGTTCGACGACGGTCCCAACCCGACCGGTCTCCGCTACTGCGTGAACTCCGCGGCGCTGGAGCTCGATCACGACTGACCAGACGAGCCGCACAGGAGGAGCGCGTTTACACTCTGAAGCACGACCCGAGGGGAGAACTGGATCATGACTTTGCTTCATCGTCGATCGGATCGGATCAAGACCCTCAAGCAGATACCGCTGTTCTCTGCTCTGAGCCAGAAGGACCTCAACGAGGTGGCGAAACGAGCGGGCGAGGTTGCGGTTTCCAAAGGGACGGTGATCGCCGAACAGGGCGAGCGCGGTAGTCAATGCTTCGTTATTGTGCGCGGCTCCGTGTCGGTCCGCAGAAACAACCGGAAGATCTCTCTCTATGGCGAGGGTGAGGTGCTCGGCGAGATGTCGTTGCTGGACGGCAAGCCCCGCTCCGCCTCACTACGCGTCGAAGAGGACGCCGTGCTGATGGTGATCAGCCGTCAGGATTTCCACTACCTGATCGACCACCTTCCCGGACTGGATCGAAAGCTCCTGGTGAGCCTGTCGGAACGTTTGAGGAGCATGGACAAGGGGCTCGACCACTAGGCGACGGCCAAACCGGCCCTCTATCCACTGGCCCCTCGGCACCCAGATCGGGCATCATGGCTCAGTCACCCATGTCCGACTCACTCCACGACCTGCGCACCCGCCTCCCGGGACTGATGCCTTCCGACCGGTACCGGCTACGCCGGCGTCTCGACGGCGCCGACCGTACCACCTCGCCGGAGCGCCGGCAGCTGGTGATCGCCGCGCTGCGAGCGGAGATCGACGCAGCCGAGAACCGGTACGAGAGACGCAAAGCGGCGGTGCCGAGAAAGCTCGCCTACCCGGCCGAACTGCCGATAGTCGGTCGGAGGGACGATCTCCTCGCCGCGATCCGCGACCACCAGGTGGTGATAGTCGCCGGCGAGACCGGGTCGGGCAAGAGCACACAGATTCCGAAAATGTGCCTCGAGCTGGGCCGCGGCGTCGATGGATACATCGGCCACACCCAGCCGCGTCGCATCGCGGCGCGGTCGATCGCCGACCGGATAGCCGAAGAGATCGGGACGGTGGTCGGCGGAACCGTCGGCTTCGCAGTTCGCTTCTCCGACAAAGTCGGCGAGGACACACTGGTGAAGGTGATGACCGACGGGTTACTCCTCGCCGAGACCCATCGAGACAGAATGCTGAGAGGCTACGACACGATCATCATCGACGAAGCCCACGAGCGCAGTCTCAACATCGACTTTCTCCTCGGCTTCCTGAA from Acidimicrobiia bacterium includes:
- a CDS encoding DNA-3-methyladenine glycosylase I, with the translated sequence MTDQTAPAGEDGVKRCWWAGSDPLYRAYHDREWGFPVTDDTRLFEKLCLEGFQAGLAWITILRKRENFRAAFAGFEIPTVAAFGTDDVDRLLGDAGIVRHRGKIESTINNAARALDLINEFGSLSGYIWQYRAPLRPAPTRPDDLPAKTEVSAALSKDLKRRGWSFVGPTTVYAFMQAMGLVNDHMAGCEIRKAVEAAGGRP
- a CDS encoding GNAT family N-acetyltransferase, with protein sequence MISPNLPPGFTWRPATLEDVGAAVDLFNLADREFLAPGAPGWHRQDETRSEWTEPGFDPQTDTVLVFDDQARLVGYQEAFTTPPHVRAIVWGRVHPDYRGAGLGSALVEWGEQRARELVGRAPEGAAVDAQAWVDTANEGATKLLEGSGFTRTRYFWDMEITMSEPPAEQRWPDGLEIRPFVREEHHRIAHNAVLESFKDHWGFADADPDESFERAVHEVESDSNFDPKYFHVLWDGDEVAAVSLCHPKAENDPRKGLVGVLGVRKAWRQRGLGLAILLHSFRVFWDNNMPVVTLGVDADSLTGATRLYEKAGMHVERTFATYEKRLREGKELRNRG
- the msrB gene encoding peptide-methionine (R)-S-oxide reductase MsrB, which gives rise to MPDTPFPRLTDEQWRERLTPQQYEVTRGGATEPPFTGEYWNTKDPGVYRCVACGTELFRSDTKFDSGSGWPSFYAAVDDGKIITKEDRSHGMVRTEIICATCDSHLGHLFDDGPNPTGLRYCVNSAALELDHD
- a CDS encoding cyclic nucleotide-binding domain-containing protein; its protein translation is MTLLHRRSDRIKTLKQIPLFSALSQKDLNEVAKRAGEVAVSKGTVIAEQGERGSQCFVIVRGSVSVRRNNRKISLYGEGEVLGEMSLLDGKPRSASLRVEEDAVLMVISRQDFHYLIDHLPGLDRKLLVSLSERLRSMDKGLDH
- the ppdK gene encoding pyruvate, phosphate dikinase produces the protein MSKWVYAFDEVEQAEEHAGGDWEAVRALLGGKGANLAEMTRIGVPVPPGFTITTEACNAYLAAGEKFPAEMWDQVVDALEGIEAETGKSFGDPSNPLLVSCRSGAKFSMPGMMDTVLNIGLNDEVAAEMVKMTGDPRFVYDSYRRLVQMFGSVVLNVDDEPFEDVLSGHRARRGVETDSELTAEDFEEIVEEFKAIVRRFAHQDFPTDPLRQLALAAEAVFRSWNGKRAFDYRNAAGIDHSLGTGVNIQTMVFGNMGEDSATGVAMSRNATTGEPRLEGDFLVNAQGEDVVAGIRVTDPIDHLRVVMPTLYEEFSATARKLEQHYREMQDMEFTIERGKLWLLQTRDGKRTAQAAVRIAVDQVEEGMISKEEAVMRVHPDQVDFFLHPQFDPESRRRAIESADLVATGLNVSPGAAVGIVAFDADLAERWAKDEGKHVIMVRPETKPDDVHGMLAADGILTSRGGRTSHAALVARQFGKPAVVGVAALEIDMANRLMHVGGKDIAEGDWVSIDGTTGEVFSGQLATKVPDIEDPSLTKLLSWADEFRRLEVWTNADYPRDAERARSYGAQGIGLCRTEHMFFEPERMPFFQEMIIAESPTRQQEALDVLLPFQRDDFAGLFRAMDGLPVIIRLIDPPLHEFLPAFEDLTHSITDQKIRLAHAASLRELDEILHQLEEEEHMLERVEALREMNPMLGTRGVRLGIMIPELTRMQVRAIFEAACRVAREGIVTHPEIMIPLTSHVNELQRQREVLEAEAKAVMDEQGIEVDYKFGTMIEVPRAAITADQIAEYAEFFSFGTNDLTQTTFGISRDDAETGFLISYLEQGILTVNPFASLDEDGVGKLMKWGVEQGRATRPGLEIGICGEHGGDPSSIDLCHRLNLDYVSCSPFRVPIARLAAAQAAIRHG
- a CDS encoding YwiC-like family protein is translated as MAKSTLRTVVVPTEHGGWGFTLEPVLLGMLVVPGAPALGTAIATFAIFLSRRPLRIVVADWRRDRRLARTDVALWSIVGLGVIALAGLALTLITASDPFWWPPAVAAPLVAVQLSFDLDNRGRELVPELLGPIALGAAAPTALLAGGVGWEIAVGAWLVLMARIVPSILLVRAQLRRAKGQDFTQKSTVAAGTTALMIVAGAAAVGWVPWLSVGAAALLVMWNSSSSRLPPLPVKTLGWTQMLVGAVVVAAFAAGHHFGW